The following proteins are encoded in a genomic region of Magnolia sinica isolate HGM2019 chromosome 1, MsV1, whole genome shotgun sequence:
- the LOC131255628 gene encoding uncharacterized protein LOC131255628, producing the protein MATAFSDQFFRPSSDLGVRSRRPTSPKPGRLSIPPLYRTPKNGNITVKNRHNFKWAPRLSLVDQSPQKSTVDAGELVDFLYQDLPHLFDDQGIDRTMYDDRVRFRDPITKHDSIDGYLFNIKLLKLLFQPDFQLHHVKQSGPDEITTRWTMVMRFALLPWKPELVFTGISVMGVNPQTQKFCSHVDLWDSIKKNDYFSLEGLCDVFKQLRIYKTPDLESPKYQILKRTANYEVRKYAPFVVVETKGDKLSGSAGFNDVAGYIFGKNSSAEKIPMTTPVFTQAIDSELSTVSIQIVLPSEKELDNLPDPSQEAVRLRMVEGGIAAALKFSGKPAEDIVIEKEKMLRSALLRDGLKPQQGCLLARYNDPGRTWSFLMRNEVLISLEDFKLD; encoded by the exons ATGGCTACAGCTTTTTCCGACCAATTTTTCCGGCCAAGTTCCGACTTGGGTGTCAGATCACGACGACCAACTTCCCCAAAACCTGGCCGACTTTCAATCCCCCCTCTCTATAGAACTCCCAAAAATGGAAACATAACGGTCAAAAACCGTCacaatttcaagtgggcccctagACTAAGCCTAGTGGACCAAAGCCCACAAAAATCGACCGTTGATGCAGGTGAGCTCGTGGACTTCTTGTACCAAGATCTCCCCCATCTCTTTGACGATCAAGGCATCGACCGTACAATGTATGACGATCGTGTCAGGTTCCGGGACCCAATCACCAAGCACGATTCCATCGATGGGTACCTGTTCAATATAAAGCTCTTGAAGCTGTTATTCCAGCCAGATTTTCAGTTGCACCATGTGAAACAG TCAGGACCTGATGAAATTACAACTAGGTGGACTATGGTAATGAGGTTTGCTCTTCTTCCCTGGAAGCCAGAGTTGGTCTTCACCGGAATTTCTGTCATGGGCGTCAACCCCCAGACTCAGAAGTTCTGCAGCCATGTT GATCTGTGGGACTCCATAAAGAAAAACGATTATTTTTCTCTCGAAGGTTTGTGTGATGTCTTTAAGCAG CTGCGTATTTACAAGACTCCCGACCTGGAATCACCCAAGTATCAGATACTGAAAAGGACTGCAAATTATGAG GTACGCAAGTATGCTCCATTTGTGGTCGTAGAGACAAAAGGAGACAAGCTTTCTGGTTCAGCTGGCTTTAACGATGTTGCCGG GTATATATTCGGCAAGAATTCCTCAGCGGAAAAGATCCCAATGACCACCCCCGTCTTTACTCAGGCCATTGATTCTGAACTATCCACGGTATCGATTCAGATCGTTCTGCCATCGGAGAAGGAGTTGGACAA TTTGCCAGATCCCAGTCAGGAAGCTGTTAGGTTGAGAATGGTGGAAGGAGGCATTGCTGCAGCACTAAAATTCAGTGGAAAACCAGCTGAGGACATTGTCATCGAAAAGGAGAAAATGCTGCGGTCTGCACTTCTTAGAGATGGTCTAAAGCCTCAACAGGGCTGTTTGCTTGCTCGGTACAATGACCCCGGCCGGACATGGAGCTTTCTAATG AGGAATGAGGTACTGATATCGCTGGAAGATTTCAAATTGGATTAG